From the Coriobacteriia bacterium genome, one window contains:
- the fabF gene encoding beta-ketoacyl-ACP synthase II produces MRRVVVTGLGVVSPVGVGVSATWESIIAGRSGIGPITAFDVSAYPTRFAGYIDGWDPTPWIDVKEARRMARFQQFAVASALMAVEDSGLVIDESNAERVGVIVGSGIGGLQTMEEQKAVLDEKGPGRVSPFLVPMMIVDLAAGHISIRLGAKGINYAPVSACATGNHSIGEAGEVIARDDADVIIAGGFDCGVTPLGLAGFCAARSLSTRNDDPQGASRPFDADRDGFVMGEGGGILVLEELEHARARGAHIYAELAGYGASADAYHLTAPAPDGNGARRAMIQALDRAGMNADEVGYINAHGTSTELGDAAETGAIKAVFGADAPPVSSTKSMTGHLLGGAGALEAVVCALALERNILPPTINYTTPDPACDLDYIPNEAREARIGAVMSNSFGFGGHNASLLFRRHGS; encoded by the coding sequence ATGAGGCGAGTCGTCGTCACCGGGCTCGGCGTGGTTTCGCCGGTCGGCGTTGGCGTGTCTGCCACGTGGGAGTCGATCATCGCGGGCAGGAGCGGCATCGGACCGATCACCGCGTTCGACGTGAGCGCGTATCCGACCCGGTTCGCGGGGTACATCGACGGCTGGGACCCGACGCCGTGGATCGACGTGAAGGAAGCCCGCCGAATGGCGCGCTTCCAGCAGTTCGCCGTCGCCTCGGCACTGATGGCGGTCGAGGACTCGGGCCTCGTCATCGACGAGTCGAACGCCGAGCGAGTGGGCGTGATCGTCGGTTCCGGCATCGGCGGCCTGCAGACGATGGAGGAGCAGAAGGCGGTCCTCGACGAGAAGGGACCCGGGCGCGTGAGCCCGTTCCTCGTGCCGATGATGATCGTGGACCTCGCCGCGGGGCACATCTCCATCAGGCTCGGCGCCAAAGGCATCAACTACGCGCCTGTCTCGGCATGCGCCACGGGCAACCACTCGATCGGTGAGGCGGGGGAGGTCATCGCGCGCGACGACGCCGACGTCATCATCGCCGGCGGATTCGACTGCGGCGTGACCCCGCTCGGACTCGCGGGTTTCTGTGCTGCGCGGTCGCTGTCGACCCGCAACGACGACCCCCAGGGGGCGTCGCGTCCGTTCGACGCCGATCGCGACGGCTTCGTGATGGGCGAGGGCGGCGGCATCCTGGTCCTCGAAGAGCTCGAGCACGCACGTGCACGCGGCGCGCACATCTACGCCGAGCTCGCCGGCTACGGCGCCTCGGCCGACGCGTATCACCTCACGGCGCCTGCACCGGACGGGAACGGCGCCCGACGCGCGATGATCCAGGCGCTCGACCGTGCGGGGATGAACGCGGACGAGGTCGGGTACATCAACGCGCACGGCACGTCCACCGAACTCGGCGACGCCGCTGAGACCGGCGCGATCAAAGCGGTCTTTGGCGCCGATGCGCCCCCGGTGTCGTCCACCAAGTCGATGACGGGACACCTGCTTGGCGGCGCCGGTGCTCTGGAGGCGGTTGTCTGTGCTCTGGCGCTCGAGCGCAACATCCTGCCGCCCACGATCAACTACACGACGCCCGACCCTGCCTGCGACCTCGACTACATCCCCAATGAGGCGCGTGAGGCGCGGATCGGCGCGGTCATGAGCAACTCATTCGGATTCGGCGGGCACAACGCGTCGCTGCTGTTCCGTCGGCATGGGAGCTGA
- the rnc gene encoding ribonuclease III encodes MEDARVADAERLLGHAFSDRGLLRTALTHPSYAAEHGHEETYDRMEFLGDAILGFVVSEHVYSAFPSEPEGSLTRRKHYAVAGDALAGAAESLGLSGYVLLGSGANAAGERQRASVLENTVEALIGAIYLDAGLDAARAFVVRILGPRLEARDVPEVDAKSALQQWTQWHSGSLPSYRIVDVAGPVHARTFTAAVAVDEQVLGIGSGPSKQAAEKAAANYALDVLHGRRKAPPEA; translated from the coding sequence GTGGAGGACGCCCGAGTTGCAGACGCCGAGCGCTTGCTCGGTCACGCGTTCTCGGATCGCGGCCTGCTGCGCACCGCGCTGACGCACCCTTCCTACGCCGCGGAACACGGCCACGAGGAAACGTACGACCGAATGGAGTTCCTCGGCGACGCGATTCTCGGGTTCGTCGTCTCGGAGCACGTCTACTCGGCGTTTCCGTCCGAGCCCGAAGGCAGTCTGACGCGCAGGAAGCACTACGCCGTTGCCGGTGACGCGCTTGCCGGCGCTGCGGAGTCGCTCGGGCTTTCCGGCTACGTGCTGCTCGGTAGTGGCGCCAACGCAGCAGGCGAGCGTCAGCGGGCATCCGTTCTCGAGAACACGGTGGAGGCGCTCATCGGCGCCATCTACCTCGACGCAGGTCTGGATGCTGCCCGGGCGTTCGTGGTTCGGATCCTCGGCCCGCGTCTGGAGGCCCGGGACGTGCCCGAGGTGGACGCCAAGAGCGCGCTTCAGCAGTGGACGCAGTGGCACAGCGGCAGTCTGCCGTCGTACCGCATCGTGGACGTGGCCGGTCCGGTGCATGCGCGCACGTTTACGGCTGCCGTTGCAGTGGATGAGCAGGTGCTCGGCATCGGCTCGGGACCGAGCAAGCAGGCCGCCGAGAAGGCCGCGGCGAACTACGCGCTCGACGTCTTGCACGGACGGCGAAAGGCCCCGCCCGAGGCCTGA
- the smc gene encoding chromosome segregation protein SMC, translated as MVGYGALFSARRRLAAVPISSGESPDLYLKSLTLKGFKSFADRSRLSLEPGVTVVVGPNGSGKSNISDSILWVLGEQSAKALRGNSMEDVVFAGSSARQAVGIAEVDLVLDNRDGTLPLEFAEVMITRRMFRNGESEYLINQSPCRLLDVQELLHDTGLGRDTHSIISQGRLDEILSSKPEDRRALIEEAAGVLKHKKRKDRAVRKLAAMDVHLDRIRDVLIEIDRQLRPLQRQADKAQEYRGIEAELRDLEVALAVGDLRTLQESWDGVEKREREQDAEVELARYRLAEAERELSKFQSLLEEKGLFVGDLSEQRRRLQSVLERTNSGLLLLEEKGKNLVERLSEMRQKMHQSETRLAGRSREFEEIAEERAVTEAKIQALYNQLGELRRESETVKKERLAADEALSMVMMEARKARKDVDDARSELADIQQAMSGFAIESDMLSERAKTVRDQRTALMQTLSARRTRLDQLAAKLEHSRKESVLAASDVDKRVRLVEGRRATLDKVREEHSEVRAEVRALEEVDRAFEAASPALAWLLARDHEVPGVIGPVTDHITVPEEYERVVERVLGADVFCVLLRSASDVAPTVAVLEEYGASDFSLVPVDTAQVPVLPEDGPGVRLVDVLGCSDDVWNALNALIGDVRVVETLEEALAADAGPWRLATRSGHTVWPSGRVRVGPNLDDDTGVLARRRALVDFKDRMAALDTEVGAAEALSVEATEALAAAQQDALEIEQRIATLGGEEASLREDAGRIEQSVTDADTEAAGIELRLRQIEEKTAKGSPQQRGLAERIEQGLVRIEELEDAAIARREERDMRFREESEVASRLSACQVEIAAVSEREIHLKRRFASLTSETSELQHTVAQSTITTESLEILILRVQPLHDVYAELLERAEHWAERLRDRARFEQADSESLRQTIHGGQDGVRAAQAAVEAASGSMGDVRVEKAALEVQVTAAVKRIVEDLGVPIERALEVPQVEDRAEAADRAHRLRKRIANLGPVNPIAVEEFQGLRDRRDFMQSQLDDLLSSRKALQKVITAIDRKVRDRFLETFELVNNHFQDVFAVLFPGGHASLTMTEPDNPEETGVEVVAQPRGKRLQKMTLLSGGEKSLTALALLFAVYRTRPCPFYILDEVEAALDDTNLRRFIAFVDSLRTHTQFVVVTHQRRTMEMADVLYGVSMQADGVSKVVSQKLERVVSGASAS; from the coding sequence GTGGTAGGATACGGTGCGTTGTTCTCGGCACGCAGAAGGCTGGCGGCCGTCCCCATCAGCAGCGGAGAGAGCCCAGATTTGTACCTGAAGTCGCTTACTTTGAAGGGGTTCAAGTCCTTCGCCGACCGTAGCCGTCTGAGCCTGGAGCCCGGCGTCACCGTCGTGGTCGGCCCGAACGGCTCGGGCAAGTCGAACATCTCGGACTCGATCCTCTGGGTGCTCGGCGAACAGTCCGCCAAGGCGCTGCGCGGCAACTCGATGGAGGACGTGGTCTTCGCGGGTTCCTCGGCACGTCAGGCCGTGGGTATCGCCGAGGTCGATCTGGTCCTCGACAATCGCGATGGCACGCTCCCGCTGGAGTTCGCCGAGGTCATGATCACCCGCCGGATGTTCCGCAACGGGGAGAGCGAGTACCTCATCAACCAGTCGCCGTGCCGCCTCTTGGACGTGCAGGAACTGCTGCACGACACGGGACTCGGACGCGACACCCACTCGATCATCAGCCAGGGCCGTCTCGATGAGATCCTGAGCTCCAAGCCGGAGGACCGTCGAGCGCTCATCGAAGAGGCCGCAGGCGTTCTCAAGCACAAGAAGCGCAAGGACCGGGCGGTGCGCAAGCTTGCCGCCATGGACGTGCATCTCGACCGCATCAGGGACGTACTGATCGAGATCGACCGTCAGTTGAGGCCCCTTCAGCGCCAGGCGGACAAGGCCCAGGAGTACCGAGGCATCGAAGCCGAGCTTCGCGACCTCGAGGTCGCGCTCGCCGTCGGTGACCTCCGGACGCTCCAGGAGTCGTGGGATGGCGTCGAGAAGCGCGAGCGTGAGCAGGACGCGGAAGTGGAGCTCGCACGGTACCGTCTGGCCGAGGCCGAACGGGAGCTCTCGAAGTTCCAGTCCCTCCTCGAAGAGAAGGGGCTGTTCGTCGGCGACCTCTCGGAGCAGCGGCGACGCTTGCAGTCGGTCCTCGAGCGCACCAACTCGGGACTCCTCCTGCTTGAGGAGAAGGGCAAGAACCTCGTCGAGCGTCTCTCGGAGATGCGTCAGAAGATGCATCAGAGCGAGACCCGACTTGCGGGCCGTTCGCGCGAGTTCGAGGAGATCGCCGAGGAGCGTGCGGTCACCGAAGCGAAGATCCAGGCGCTGTACAACCAGCTCGGCGAGCTCAGGCGCGAGTCCGAGACGGTCAAGAAAGAGCGCCTGGCTGCCGACGAGGCGCTCTCGATGGTGATGATGGAAGCGCGCAAGGCCCGAAAGGACGTCGATGACGCCCGGTCCGAGCTTGCCGATATCCAGCAGGCAATGTCCGGATTCGCGATCGAGAGCGACATGCTCTCGGAGCGCGCCAAGACGGTTCGCGACCAGCGCACCGCGCTCATGCAGACGCTGTCGGCGAGGCGTACTCGCCTCGATCAGCTCGCCGCGAAGCTCGAGCACAGTCGCAAGGAATCGGTCCTGGCTGCCTCGGACGTGGACAAGCGCGTCCGCCTGGTGGAGGGGCGTCGTGCGACGCTCGACAAGGTCCGCGAAGAGCATAGCGAGGTCCGCGCCGAGGTCCGCGCACTCGAGGAGGTCGATCGCGCGTTCGAGGCCGCATCGCCCGCACTCGCGTGGCTGCTCGCGAGGGACCACGAGGTACCGGGGGTCATCGGACCGGTGACCGACCACATCACGGTGCCGGAGGAGTACGAGCGTGTCGTCGAGCGGGTGCTTGGGGCGGATGTCTTCTGCGTCCTGCTGAGGAGCGCGAGCGACGTCGCTCCCACGGTGGCGGTGCTCGAGGAGTACGGCGCCTCGGACTTCTCGCTGGTTCCCGTGGACACCGCGCAGGTGCCCGTTCTGCCCGAGGACGGTCCGGGTGTCCGGCTCGTGGATGTTCTCGGTTGTTCGGACGATGTCTGGAACGCGCTCAACGCGCTCATTGGCGACGTCCGCGTTGTTGAGACGCTCGAGGAGGCTCTCGCGGCCGATGCAGGCCCCTGGCGTCTGGCCACCCGCTCAGGACATACGGTGTGGCCTTCCGGCCGGGTACGCGTGGGACCGAACCTCGACGACGACACCGGCGTCCTTGCGCGCCGACGGGCGCTGGTGGATTTCAAGGACCGCATGGCGGCCCTCGACACCGAGGTCGGTGCCGCCGAGGCACTGTCCGTGGAGGCCACGGAAGCACTGGCAGCAGCGCAGCAGGATGCGCTCGAGATCGAGCAGCGTATCGCCACGCTCGGTGGGGAAGAGGCGTCGCTCAGAGAGGACGCCGGGCGCATCGAGCAGTCGGTGACCGACGCCGACACCGAGGCTGCGGGCATCGAGCTCAGGCTGCGCCAGATCGAGGAGAAGACCGCGAAGGGCAGCCCCCAGCAGCGCGGACTCGCGGAGCGGATCGAGCAGGGGCTTGTGCGCATCGAAGAGCTTGAGGACGCGGCCATCGCGCGCCGCGAGGAACGGGACATGCGCTTCCGCGAGGAGTCGGAAGTGGCCTCCCGGCTCTCGGCATGCCAGGTCGAGATCGCGGCGGTCTCCGAGCGTGAGATCCACCTGAAGCGGCGCTTCGCCTCGCTCACCTCAGAGACGAGCGAGCTGCAGCACACCGTCGCACAGTCCACCATCACGACCGAATCACTTGAGATTCTGATACTTCGTGTCCAGCCGCTGCACGACGTGTATGCGGAGCTTCTCGAGCGCGCCGAGCATTGGGCCGAGCGCCTGAGGGACCGTGCGCGGTTCGAGCAGGCGGACTCGGAGTCGCTGCGTCAGACCATCCATGGCGGCCAGGACGGCGTGCGCGCCGCTCAGGCGGCGGTCGAGGCGGCGAGCGGGTCCATGGGCGACGTCCGTGTCGAGAAGGCCGCACTCGAGGTCCAGGTGACCGCAGCCGTGAAGCGCATCGTCGAGGATCTGGGCGTGCCGATCGAGCGTGCGCTCGAGGTGCCGCAGGTGGAGGACCGCGCCGAGGCCGCCGATCGTGCGCATCGACTTCGGAAGAGGATCGCTAACCTCGGTCCTGTCAATCCGATAGCGGTCGAGGAGTTCCAGGGTCTGCGCGACCGTCGCGACTTCATGCAAAGCCAGCTCGACGATCTGCTCTCCAGCCGCAAGGCGCTGCAGAAGGTCATCACCGCGATCGACCGCAAGGTACGCGATCGCTTCCTTGAGACGTTCGAACTCGTGAACAACCACTTCCAGGACGTCTTCGCCGTACTGTTCCCGGGCGGTCATGCGTCACTCACGATGACCGAGCCCGATAACCCGGAGGAGACCGGCGTCGAAGTCGTCGCGCAGCCTCGCGGCAAGCGCCTGCAGAAGATGACGCTGCTTTCAGGCGGCGAGAAGTCGCTGACGGCCCTCGCGCTCCTGTTCGCGGTCTACCGCACCCGACCGTGCCCGTTCTACATCCTCGACGAGGTGGAGGCGGCGCTCGACGACACGAACCTCCGCAGGTTCATCGCCTTCGTTGACAGCCTGCGCACGCACACGCAGTTCGTGGTCGTCACGCACCAGCGACGCACCATGGAGATGGCCGACGTGCTCTACGGGGTCTCGATGCAGGCCGACGGCGTCAGCAAGGTCGTGAGCCAGAAGCTCGAGCGGGTCGTGAGTGGGGCAAGCGCATCGTGA